Below is a genomic region from Candidatus Flexicrinis proximus.
CGCATCACCAGGGCCGTGTCGCCGGAAACAGCCTCCGGCGTGCGGCGCATCGAGATCGACTCGCGCCGCCTGGAGGCCAGGAGATCGCTGCCGGCCTTTATCCAGGAAGAACTCCGCCCCGTGGCGCTCATCCACACGCCCGCAGGCGAGACCGTCCTCGACATGGGACAGAACATGACCGGCTGGATGCGTTTCAGGACCAGCGCGCCGGCCGGAACCCGCATCCACCTCCAGTTCGGCGAGGTGCTGCAAGGGGGCAACTTCTTCCGCGATAACCTGCGCACGGCCAAGGCTGAATATATCTATATCGCCGGCGGCACCGATGCGCTTGTCGAACCGTATTTCTCCTTCTATGGGTTCAGGTATGTCAAGGTCTCAGGCTGGGTGGGTGACTCTCAGCCTCGACGACTTCACCGGCTGCGTCGTCTATTCGCAGATGGACATTACTGGCGAGATCGAGACCTCCAACGCGAAGGTCAACCAGCTCTTCAGGAATGCCATGTGGAGCCAGAAGGAATTTCCTCGACATCCCGACCGATTGCCCGCAGCGCGATGAACGCCTGGGGTGGACCGGCGACATCCAGGTTTTCTCCGGGACGGCCTGCTTCAATATGGATTCTGCGGCATTCCTGTCCAAGTTCGCCTATGACCTGGCAAAGGAACAGTCCAAGACCGGCGGCATGGTGCCGCACATCGTCCTGATGTCCAATCTGTTCAAAGGCGGTTCCGCCGCCTGGGGCGATGTGGCGACCATCCTCCCCTGGAACCTGTACGAGTTCTACGGGGATGTCGATATCCTCGATCAGCAGTTTGAGAGTATGCGCGCCTGGGTCGATTACATCCGGGCCATTGACGACTCCACTGGCGGCCGGCGCTTGTGGACCGAAGGCGTCCACTTCGGCGACTGGCTGGCGCTGGACGCCTCCGACCCCGTTTCGCGCAAGGGCGGAACGCCTCACGAATTCATCGCCTCGGCCTTCTACTGCTACTCGGCAGGGCTGGTGGCCCGTGCCGCGGCCGTGCTGGGCAGGACAGAACAGGCTGAGACCTACGCGCGCCTCTCCGCCGATGTCAAAGCGGCGATCCAGACCGAGTTTTCACCGCGACCGGACGCTGGGCCGCCCCCACCCAGACCGGCTATGTCCTGGCGCTGTACATGGATCTGGTGCCGGAGATCTTCCGCGAGCGGGTGACGCACGACTTCATCGCAAGGCTCAGGGAAGACAATAGCCACCTGCGCACCGGCTTTGTCGGCACCCCCTATCTCTGCCGCGTGCTGTCGAATATCGGCGCCAACGACCTCGCCTACCGGCTGCTGCTCAACGAGGATTACCCCTCGTGGTTGTATGCCATCAACCTGGGCGCCACCACCATTTGGGAGCGCTGGAACTCGCTCAGCCCGGATGGATCGATCAGTTCGACCGGCATGAATTCGCTCAACCACTATGCCTACGGCTCGATCGCCGAATGGATGTACCGCGACATGTGCGGGCTGTCCCCTCGTCAGGCAGCGATGCCGTGACCGGCTTCCGTACCGCCAGGATCGCACCCAAGCCCGACCGGTCGCTCCAATGGGCCAGGGCGCGCTACCACTCGGCCGCCGGATTGTTCGAGAGCGGCTGGCGCATCGACCAAGCAGGCCAGCTTACCATCGACCTCACGATCCCGTTCAACACGTCGGCCAGGATCGTGCTGCCAGATGCGCAAATGGGGGAGGTTTCCATCAATGGCCTCCCGCTGCATCACGCCGACCAGATCGGCGATCACGTGGAATTGACTCTGGGTGCGGGCAGCTTCACAATTGCCTATCCCATGCGCGAAACGGCTGTTCCGGCGTAGGTCCGTGTGAGCCAGTCGGCGGATCGTGTCTCCGCTGCGCTTTTGAGCAGCTCGCTTGCCCCTGACATCCTGCCCGTCCGTCGGATCGGAGCTAGATCATTCTGGATTGTCGGGAGGGTAGAGAATCGACCGTAAAGATCACAAACAGCCAAATTGCTAATCGCCATTGCAGAGCAATGTTTAATGAATGACGTTCTAACTCCATTGCATCCCCATGCCATACCAGAAATGACAGGGGATAAGCGAGTAGGAGAAGAACAATCGGCACGAGATGCGTTCTCTTCAGCTTTTTCGTTACTAATGCCGCTAGTACGATCACCCCTCCCAATAGGCAGAATATTTCGAACCAGAGCCTGCGAGGATAAAAAACATCGCTGATGAATGACTGCCACGCAGGGATTTCACTCAGCGGAGAATAGTGCCGTAAATTTCGATCAATCTGGTAAATTGCATGAATTTGTTCCAGCGGTGCACGCAGGCTTTCGATGGGGGTGCGCTAGGAGATAGCGCATATAAGTGCTCTTACCCTTGGTGGGTGTCCATTCGCGAAGTGCACGCAGCCCACGCCCCTGTTGATACAGGAAGTAATCGCCAAATTGTCCAGCTCCGGCACGGATTTGATTATGGTCGGGCATTCCCTGTGCGATGAAATAACTGGTTGCTGCTTCTTGCTTGAGAATACGCTGCCCTAGAACGTTATAAAAGGGCAGTATCCAGCGCTGTCCTTCATCTGCTGAGAAGTTTTGTAAACCAAACAGCAGCAAACATCCAGCCATAAGTGTGATTAGGAATAGCTTCAGCGTTTTCCAATTGAGAAGGACTCCGATCAATAAGAATCCGGCAACCCCCAGCATGAAATACATATTGGTGTCTCGTGTTATCGCCCAAAATCCCGTGATGCCCAGCACCAAACCGGCCACTGCGAGTTGTTTTATCACTGTGAGTCGCATGATTTGAGGAAGCCGGTTAATCACTTGCAGCCAAACAGCAATTGTGATCACAAACAGCGAGATGCTGAAACTTTCGGAAAGGATCATGCTGTTCCAAAAGTGGAGATCATCTGCGAGGCTGAACCCCAATACAACTGCAAATGCGATCACGCGAAGCCATCGAAGTTTCACGACTGATATGACAGATGCTGCTAGAACAAGCCATGCAATGAGTGAGAATATTTGTTGGAATTGTGCGATACGGTTGAAATCATTACCGGCGACTTTGAATAATAATGGGATGATAGGAGGTCGTTCCGCTGTCCAGAAATCGAGGCTCAGTAGATGAAGCTGCGCTGTGCGGATATATGAGCCTGTATCGGGGAAGTTTTGTACAGGGGTCATCACGAATAGGTTGAAACTCAAAGCAATGAAAATGATCGCTGTGATGACTTTAATAGCGAGAAATGGGGGTATTGAGAATCTCATATTTTGTTTAAGGCGTTGATAAATTGAATCTCATCGTCAGATTTTATAGAGGGGATGTTGGTTGATTATAACAGCAATTATCATCAAAACCCTTCCCGATTACTATTTGTATAGTTAGCCTTCTTTGGCAACAGGATTGACGAACAGATTGAGGGTGTCGATGGGGCGATCCCGGTTGCGGTAGCCCTGATGCGGCCGTTCGGTGTTGTAGAATTGCAGCCACCGGCGCGATTAACACCCGCTATATTCACGCCCCGACCGGCATCCACGCCCAGCCGAACGCGCACGGCGATTGGCGCTGCCAAGGCATCCAAACGCGTGGATTTCTCCCTCAGAATCCTCCGAACAAATGTTCGAACAAATGTTCGAACATTTGTTCGGCATCTGGCCAGTGTTCCGTGATACGCTCTTTTCATCGTCAATGCAGCCCCAACCGGCGCGGACCTCTCCCGCGACAGGCTAGGCCGCGGCATACCTCGGCGCCGGTTTTCGGCCGCCATTAAACGCAAAAAAATGCGCCGTCATTATCCGGAGTAATCCATACGCCGTCTTAAAATCCCCTATCCATCGTCAAGCCCTATCCATGTCCGAATAAGCGTCCCAGCGCAGTCGTACTCACGATACCCGCTGTCCGCTCTTCCTGGTTGCTGGCTGCCGGTCGCCGACAGCTGGCCACCAAACCCGGTATAATGCCGCGGGGTATTCGCGATTGACTAGTGAATAGGGAATGCGATGGCGGTTGGACTGGAAAAATCAGGTCGCTGGGTGTTATGGGTGCCGCTGGTTGCAGTGGTGCTGGTCTTAGGAGTCCTGGCGGGTACACACCCGGCATCGGCGGATACTGCATATACGGTAAACACCGCCGCGGACGCGGTGGACGCCACTATCGGGGACGGCCTGTGCCTCACGGCGGCCGGTAAGTGCAGCCTGCGCGCCGCGATTCAGGAGGCGAATGCCAATCCGGACCTTACCGTGATTACGCTCAAGGAGAAGACGCACAAAATCACGATCCTCGGCACCGATGAGGACGCAGGCGCGACCGGCGATTTCGATCTCAGCTCCCCGATCACCATTCAGGGCGTCACCGCCGCAACCTCCATCGTCGACGCCAATTTCATCGACCGCGCCTTTGATCTCCACGCTGACGCGGCGCTGACCCTCATGAATGCCACGGTTCGCAACGGATTTACGGCCGGACAGGGCGGCGCGATCGCGGCGAGTCGCGGGGACGTCGGTCACGGCCACCAATGTGGTTTTTCAGGGCAACAATTCTCAGGGGGCGGGCGGCGCGGCCAGCGCGGTCAATGGTGGGACACTGGTGATTCAGCGCAGCACGTTCGTCGATAACCTTGCCCCGCAGGGCGGCGCGCTCTATTTCTACGATTCGGGGGATAGCGCCATCTTCGACAGCCTGTTCGACGACAACAGCGCGGAATATGGCGGCGCGATCACGACCTATCTCTCGACCCTCGTGATCGAGGACACCCGTTTTGAGGACAACTGGCCGGAGTGCTACACCCTGCTGGGCTGTGATCCGCTCCTGATGGAAGGCGGCGCGATTTACGCCGGGACCTTTGATCCCGGATTTGGCGGCACTATCACGCTCAACCGTGTCGGTTTCCATCGTAACGCCTCTACCGGCTGGGCGGGCGGGTTCTCGCTCTATAACGCCGTGCTCAACATCGACGCCTCGAGCTTCGACTCCAATACCGCTGTGCAGGGGGCCGGTGCGGGCTACACCTTCGGCACCGACGGCAGTATCACCAGCAGCGCCTTCACCAACAACTCGGCAACCGGCGCGAATGCTGTGGGCGGGGCTGTCTATTTCCAGGACAGCGCGTTTACCGTGTCCGTATCCACCTTCTCCGGAAATTCGGCGTTCTCCGGGGGTGGGGTCTATGTGTCTGGTGATGCGCCGCCCAGCGCGCGCGTGAATGACACCTCGTTTCAGCATGTCACCATCGCCAATAACACCGCCAACGATGGCGGCGGGCTGTGGTTGGTCACGGGCGGCGGCGGCCTGACCCTGACCGCTTCGATTATCGATGGCAATACGGCCTCCAGTCTGGGGCCGGACTGCGGCGGCGCGACCATCACCATCAGTTGGACGCTCATTTCCAACGATACCGATTGTAACCTGACCGGGACCAACAATATCCTCGACCAATCGGCCGGTCTAGCCGCGCTCAGCTATGGCATCAACGGCACGACGCTCGGCCATGTGCCGATGATGGCCAGCCCGGTGCTGGTGGCCGAAACCGCCTGTACCATCTTGTTTGACCAGCACGATAACTTGATGCCTCTCGGTGCCCCCTGTACGCTGGGTGCGGTCAGCGGCCTCGATCGCAACCTGCTCACTAACGGCAGTTTCGAGTCGGGCATTTCGGGCTGGACGGTTGTTTCGCCGGATGGCAAAGACAAGACCGTCAGCACCACGCCCTATGCAGGCACCCGCGCCTTCGTGTTCAAAGGCGTCCCCGGCAAGACCTCCGCGATCCGCCAGGTCGTCAACGGTGCCGTTCTCACCGCCATTCAATCCGGTGACACGCTGTGCGCCAGCGCGATGGTCTATACCAAGAGCCCGGTCGGGCGATCCCTGTCGGTTAGGATCACCGTCAAATACTCTGACGGCACTAAAGACAAGTCTTCGCAGCCCGTGGCACTGATCGGGGGCGACTACACGCTGGCCTGTTCGGGCACGGTCACCGTGGACCTGACCGGCGGGCGCACCATCAACAAGGTCGAGGCGAAAGTCACCAGCACGTCGACCGCCGGCAAGGCCTTCGTCGATAACGTCAGCGCGACCTTGTACGTCGGGTCGGGACGCGCTCCGGAGGCCACCCGCGCCGGAGCAGCGCCCTTGCCCCTCCCCGCGATACCGGAAGGCTTCCGCCGCTAAGGGGGTTAGAGTATTCCTGTTCGGGTAAGGCGCCGACGCCAGCCAACCCTTGCCCGGACAGGAACCCGCGCTTGCCCTCACCGCGCGATCGCGCTTTCTGCGGTAAATAACGATTGAAGGAGAGCACCAAATGACACACCTGCGAATGGACAGCACCAACGGCGAAGTCCGCGTTCAGCTGGAGATCGAGTCAGATGGGGCGGTCGAAACGGATTTCAACTCACACCTGTTCAAGGACGCGTTGGTAAGCCTCATCGAAGAGGCCCCGGTCGATTTTTGGATCAAGGATCAAGGCGAATTGAAACCCGAGGAATTCTGGGCGTCCATCCTCGGCGCGGTCGCCCGCAGCTATCGGGCCGCCCAGGACACACCGTTTGACGAAGAGGTCACCAACGCGGCCGTCCTGCGCAAAATCGTCGGTTTGCTTGAAAGCCAGGACTATCTCTAGTCATTCGCAGCAGTGGGTTGGGTGATGGGCAACAAAAACCAGCCGTGTGGCTGGTAGTTGCACGAGACTTTTGTCTTTACCCCCCAGCGGGACTCGAACCCACGCTTCTGCCTCCAGGAGGGCGCTCTATCCACTGAGCTATGGGGGCGTACATACCTCACATCGTAATCCAGATCGGCTGAACGCAATGCCCACCGCCCTGAGACGGGCACGTCGGAACCGGTATCAAACCCTTGCTCCGTGCTTTCTTTACCATTGGAGCAGGGACTGGCGAACAGAGTTATTCCGCCCGCCGCTGCGCGACCCAATGTCCCGCACTCGGCACGTATCCCAGCATGCGGTTGATCGCCAGCATCGCGGCGTTCCGCTCGTCATTATTGGTGCTGATCGTCCGTGCGCCGTGCGCTCTCG
It encodes:
- a CDS encoding family 78 glycoside hydrolase catalytic domain — encoded protein: MSPETASGVRRIEIDSRRLEARRSLPAFIQEELRPVALIHTPAGETVLDMGQNMTGWMRFRTSAPAGTRIHLQFGEVLQGGNFFRDNLRTAKAEYIYIAGGTDALVEPYFSFYGFRYVKVSGWVGDSQPRRLHRLRRLFADGHYWRDRDLQREGQPALQECHVEPEGISSTSRPIARSAMNAWGGPATSRFSPGRPASIWILRHSCPSSPMTWQRNSPRPAAWCRTSS
- a CDS encoding CSLREA domain-containing protein, which gives rise to MAVGLEKSGRWVLWVPLVAVVLVLGVLAGTHPASADTAYTVNTAADAVDATIGDGLCLTAAGKCSLRAAIQEANANPDLTVITLKEKTHKITILGTDEDAGATGDFDLSSPITIQGVTAATSIVDANFIDRAFDLHADAALTLMNATVRNGFTAGQGGAIAASRGDVGHGHQCGFSGQQFSGGGRRGQRGQWWDTGDSAQHVRR